The stretch of DNA AAACTAACATTCCCCACATTAAAAGTAATAACATCAAGTTATATAATAATAAATAGAAGATGTTTGAAGGTAAAACCATGAAATTTCAAAGGGGAAGTATATTCAGACCAGAAAAAGATTACTATAAAGAAGCAGGAATTTTACTCGTAATAGGTTGTTTACAATTTTTTTTGGCAGTTAGCCTGGCCGAAACACAATTTCCAGGCTACAGCGTTGCTGAAAACACATTAAGTGATTTAGGAGGTACATTACCCCCTGTAGAACCGTCAGCTGTACTTTTTAACCTCAGCGTTATCATCATGGGAATTCTTGTACTTGCAGCAGTTTATTTAATTCTCAAAAGCGGTGGCTGCCGTCTATTTTCATCCTGCCTGGCTATTGCTGCCGCCGGTGCTTTAGGGGTAGGACTGTTCCCTTCATATACTGGAAGCGCACATGCATTCTTTTCAGTAATTGTATTCCTATTTGGAAGTTTAGCTGTCATTTTTTCCTATAGGTTAGGATTAAACATACCCATGGTTGTAGTTTCATTAGTAACTGGCTTATTTTCTCTCATGTTAATCCTATCATTCGCTGTAAGTTATGGAAATAATCCTTTTGCAGCATATTTAGGTTTGGGCGGTGCTGAAAGGTTTATTGCATACCCCACTCTTTTATATATCATAGGCCTTGGGGGCTACCTTACAAGCAGGGGAAAGGACTGGGTTCGGATAAGGTTTACTAAAGGGTACTGGTAATATTTTAGTAATTAAAATCCGTAAATGTCTACTTATCTATTTAAAATGAATAAATATCTTTTTTTACATTAAAGTATAATTAAAGAAGTTGAAAACATCTAATTTAGTTTAGATACTAAAAACATTAAAAAAAGTTACAAGCCAACATAGCTTTAAAAATTAAAAAATAGAATATTAAGCGCATCAAAAGCGGTAATGAACCCTATTTAGAAATTTTCTCCTTATCATGCATTCTAGAACTCATTCTAGCCGTAAGTATTTTTTTAGCCCTTAAAAGATTTTCATCAGGGTTTTCGGATTTTTCAATCGCATCTTCAACTTCCTTAAGCACTTTCTTAAAGTCTTTACCTCTGCTTTCACGCGCCTTTTTTAAAAGGTCTTTAGATCCATAACCTTCTTCCGTATTTTGAGGTGTCATTTTTTTATAATCCTGTAAATTTGATCATCATATTAAATT from Methanobacterium veterum encodes:
- a CDS encoding DUF998 domain-containing protein, whose amino-acid sequence is MKFQRGSIFRPEKDYYKEAGILLVIGCLQFFLAVSLAETQFPGYSVAENTLSDLGGTLPPVEPSAVLFNLSVIIMGILVLAAVYLILKSGGCRLFSSCLAIAAAGALGVGLFPSYTGSAHAFFSVIVFLFGSLAVIFSYRLGLNIPMVVVSLVTGLFSLMLILSFAVSYGNNPFAAYLGLGGAERFIAYPTLLYIIGLGGYLTSRGKDWVRIRFTKGYW